A single genomic interval of Daucus carota subsp. sativus chromosome 1, DH1 v3.0, whole genome shotgun sequence harbors:
- the LOC108211592 gene encoding pentatricopeptide repeat-containing protein At5g44230, with translation MVFVSRKLNTLTKLSEPWLPFSQRKLLETDLVSKLDNCRNFAQIKQLHAHIIRKGLNQSCYVVTKLLRMLSNVGVPVDKYAHHVFDQVPQRNSFIWTALIRGYCVQGLIREAVGLYGLMRMEGMAPVSFTFSALLKACSLGEDVNVGLGMQIHGQIVGVGGFDCDLVVWNTMIDMYVKCGFLGCGRRVFDEMVVRDVISWTSLIVAYARTGDMDSAKELFDELPVKDMVAWTAMVTGYAQNARPREALNLFKRMQDGNVETDEVTLVGVISACAQLGAAKYAGWVRNIAEESGYRPTSNVVVGSAFVDMYSKCGNVEEAYSIFKRMRERNVYSFSSMIVGFAMHGHATEAINLFEEMVKTKIKPNRVTFVGVLTACSHAGLTEQGEQYFKMMQSCYGVVPDADHYACMVDLRGRSGRLEGALQLIKTMPVKPHGGVWGALLGACRIHGDPDIAQIAANSLFELEPNSIGNYILLSNIYASAGRWEDVARVRKAVRMKGLKKNPACSFVEGKDGVIHEFLAGDLTHPRSSQIKRELENLLHKLKFHGYQPVLSSVPYDVDDKEKMRILMAHSEKLAFSYGLLTVASCSTITIVKNLRICEDCHLFMCGASLVTGRKIIIRDNMRFHHFHDGACSCNNFW, from the coding sequence ATGGTTTTTGTATCAAGGAAGCTAAATACGTTAACCAAACTATCTGAGCCCTGGCTTCCATTTTCCCAGCGGAAGCTTCTAGAAACAGACCTTGTCTCAAAACTTGACAATTGCCGCAATTTTGCTCAAATAAAACAACTTCATGCCCACATTATCCGGAAAGGCCTTAACCAGTCATGTTATGTTGTCACCAAGTTACTTAGGATGCTTTCTAACGTGGGTGTTCCTGTAGATAAGTACGCACACCATGTGTTTGATCAAGTGCCGCAGAGAAATAGTTTTATTTGGACTGCTCTTATTAGGGGTTATTGTGTGCAAGGATTGATTAGGGAGGCTGTTGGGTTGTATGGTTTGATGAGGATGGAGGGGATGGCTCCTGTTTCGTTTACGTTTTCGGCTTTGCTTAAGGCGTGTAGCTTGGGGGAGGATGTTAATGTTGGTCTGGGAATGCAGATACATGGACAGATTGTTGGTGTTGGTGGGTTTGATTGCGATTTGGTTGTGTGGAATACGATGATTGATATGTATGTGAAATGTGGGTTTTTAGGATGTGGGCGGCGGGTTTTTGATGAAATGGTGGTTAGGGATGTTATTTCTTGGACGTCGTTGATTGTTGCGTACGCCAGGACGGGGGATATGGATTCTGCTAAGGAGTTGTTTGATGAGTTGCCTGTTAAGGATATGGTGGCTTGGACTGCGATGGTTACGGGGTATGCACAAAATGCTCGGCCAAGGGAGGCGTTGAATCTGTTTAAGAGGATGCAAGATGGTAACGTTGAGACGGATGAGGTTACGTTAGTTGGGGTTATTTCTGCCTGTGCTCAATTGGGTGCTGCTAAGTATGCGGGTTGGGTTAGGAATATTGCTGAGGAATCTGGGTACAGACCTACTAGCAATGTTGTTGTTGGCTCTGCATTTGTGGACATGTACTCAAAGTGTGGAAATGTGGAGGAGGCATATAGTATTTTCAAGAGAATGAGGGAACGGAATGTCTATTCTTTTAGTTCAATGATTGTGGGGTTTGCTATGCACGGACATGCCACTGAGGCTATTAATTTGTTTGAAGAGATGGTAAAGACAAAGATAAAACCTAATAGGGTTACTTTTGTAGGAGTTCTTACTGCGTGTAGTCATGCTGGCCTAACAGAACAGGGTGAGCAATATTTCAAAATGATGCAAAGCTGTTATGGTGTTGTTCCAGATGCAGATCATTATGCCTGTATGGTAGATCTTCGTGGAAGGTCAGGACGCTTGGAAGGAGCCCTTCAGCTTATTAAAACTATGCCAGTGAAGCCCCATGGTGGTGTGTGGGGTGCCTTGCTTGGAGCTTGTCGCATTCATGGAGATCCTGATATTGCTCAGATCGCTGCCAATTCTCTATTTGAGCTCGAACCTAATTCCATCGGAAACTATATTCTTCTGTCTAACATTTATGCTTCAGCTGGAAGGTGGGAAGATGTTGCAAGAGTAAGAAAGGCAGTGAGAATGAAAGGCTTGAAAAAGAATCCTGCTTGCAGCTTTGTCGAAGGAAAGGATGGTGTAATTCACGAGTTCTTGGCTGGTGATTTGACCCATCCAAGGTCTTCTCAGATAAAGCGAGAGCTGGAAAATCTTTTACACAAGTTAAAGTTCCATGGATACCAGCCAGTATTGAGTTCTGTTCCCTATGATGTGGATGATAAAGAGAAAATGCGCATTCTGATGGCTCACAGTGAGAAGCTAGCTTTCTCATATGGGTTGCTTACTGTTGCTTCTTGTTCTACTATAACAATTGTAAAAAATCTGCGGATATGTGAGGATTGTCACTTATTTATGTGTGGTGCATCCTTGGTCACTGGCAGGAAGATTATTATCAGGGATAATATGAGGTTTCACCATTTTCACGACGGAGCATGCTCCTGCAACAATTTCTGGTGA